From the Panthera leo isolate Ple1 chromosome C1, P.leo_Ple1_pat1.1, whole genome shotgun sequence genome, one window contains:
- the ZNF142 gene encoding zinc finger protein 142 isoform X3, whose product MTDPVLDPQPTDSTGEMDGLCPELLLIPPSLSNRGILEPVQSPCPAGNPTPLPADPGCLLVESTATEEDTGNMEIIVEAVAGNLSPGAPGEPPAPKLPSREGEPSEQADTPLPRRESADEEDVEEEEGNGTLKDSQKAPEKAQGAQQLEGDVASGTESLFKTHMCPECKRCFKKRTHLVEHLHLHFPDPSLQCPNCQKFFTSKSKLKTHLLRELGQKAHRCPLCHYSAVERNALNRHMASMHEDISNFYSDTYTCPVCREEFRLSQALKEHLKSHTAAAAAEPLPLRCFQEGCGYTAPDRKAFIKHLKETHGVRAVECRHHSCPMLFATAEAMEAHHKSHYAFHCPHCDFACSNKHLFRKHKKQGHPGSEELRCTFCPFATFNPVAYQDHVGKMHAHEKIHQCPECSFATAHKRVLIRHMLLHTGEKPHKCELCDFTCRDVSYLSKHMLTHSNTKDYMCTECGYVTKWKHYLSVHMRKHAGDLRYQCNQCSYRCHRADQLSSHKLRHQGKSLMCEVCAFACKRKYELQKHMASQHHPGAPAPLYPCRYCSYQSRHKQALLSHENCKHTRLREFRCALCDYRTFSNTTLFFHKRKAHGYVPGDQVWQLRSASQEPEGARQCPTPPPDSEPSSQLSAQPEAPDRDPGTVVDPNVDRAPPEPGEEDRAGRPAGSEVPRGDDLGSSPSPAEADEGGCTLHLEALGVELEPVAEPPLEEITEPAPAEFRPLDPSGPLRLEGPGATLTELSTFEGAGTSGLDAEEEPVLEKPAPESPRNPPSSEEPPDSWVGTFKAALPAETAPLPQFPESESLLKALRRQDKEQAEALVLEGRVQMVVIQGEGRAFRCPHCPFITRREKALSVHSRTGCQGRREPLLCPECGASFKQQRGLSTHLLKKCPVLLRKNKGLPRPSSPVPLRPPPPGTQDSGDAEGGKPPPAPLEVELVLPKDAPSVPPREPEVEEPPGTLCVPAVPPAGNPSPAETPEKFHFEQGKFHCNSCTFLCSRLSSITSHVAEGCRGGRGGGGKRGAAQTQPVASLLSDGGSAPLNSGSTERSPGNGDTTAVPKQKGARFSCPTCPFSCQQERALRTHQTRGCPLEGSGELHCGLCTFTTAAAAALRLHQKRRHPSTAPARGPRPPLQCGDCGFTCKQGRCLQQHRRLKHEGVKPHQCPFCDFSTTRRYRLEAHQSRHTGVGRIPCSSCPQTFGTNSKLRLHRLRVHDKTPTHFCPLCDYSGYLRHDITRHVNSCHRGTPAFACPRCEAQFSSETALKQHALRRHPEPAPPAPGSPAEATEGPLHCSRCGLLCPSPASLRGHTRKQHPRLECGACQEAFPSRPALDEHRRQQHFSHRCQLCDFAARERAGLVKHYLEQHEAAAASEGGAGASQPPLRCPFCDFTCRHQLVLDHHVKGHGGTRLYKCTDCAYSTKNRQKITWHSRIHTGEKPYRCHLCPYACADPSRLKYHMRIHKEERKYLCPDCGYKCKWVNQLKYHMTKHTGLKPYQCPECEYCTNRADALRVHQETRHREARAFMCEQCGKAFKTRFLLRTHLRKHSEAKPYVCNVCHRAFRWAAGLRHHALTHTDRHPFFCRLCSYKAKQKFQVVKHVRRHHPDQADPNQGVGKDPTTPTVHLHDVQLEDPSPPAPAAPPTGPEG is encoded by the exons GCCTGCTGGTAGAGTCCACAGCAACTGAAGAGGACACAGGGAACATGGAGATCATTGTGGAAGCAGTAGCTGGAAACCTGtccccaggtgctcctggagagCCCCCAG CTCCGAAACTGCCCAGTAGAGAGGGAGAGCCTTCAGAACAAGCAGATACGCCCTTGCCCAGGCGAGAGTCAGCTGACGAGGAGGACgtagaggaagaagaggggaatgGCACCTTAAAGGACTCCCAGAAAGCCCCAGAGAAAGCCCAGGGGGCTCAGCAGTTAGAAG GGGATGTGGCTTCTGGCACCGAGTCCCTCTTCAAGACCCACATGTGTCCAGAATGCAAGCGCTGCTTTAAGAAGCGGACCCATCTGGTGGAGCACCTGCATCTCCACTTCCCGGACCCCAGCCTCCAGTGCCCCAACTGCCAGAAGTTCTTCACCAGCAAGAGCAAGCTCAAGACCCATCTGCTGCGGGAGCTGGGCCAGAAAGCCCACCGCTGCCCGCTGTGCCACTACAGTGCGGTGGAGAGGAACGCGCTCAACCGCCACATGGCCAGCATGCACGAGGACATCTCCAACTTCTACTCAGACACCTACACCTGTCCCGTGTGCCGCGAGGAGTTCCGCCTCAGCCAGGCCCTCAAAGAGCACCTCAAGAGCCAcacggcggcagcggcggcagagccgctgcccctccgctgctttcAGGAAGGCTGTGGCTACACGGCCCCTGACCGCAAGGCCTTCATAAAGCACCTGAAGGAGACCCATGGTGTGCGGGCCGTGGAGTGCCGCCATCACTCTTGTCCCATGCTCTTCGCCACGGCCGAAGCCATGGAGGCCCATCACAAAAGCCACTATGCCTTCCACTGCCCACACTGCGACTTTGCCTGCTCCAATAAGCACCTGTTCCGCAAACACAAGAAGCAGGGCCACCCCGGCAGTGAAGAGCTGCGCTGCACCTTCTGCCCCTTTGCCACCTTCAACCCGGTGGCCTACCAGGACCACGTGGGCAAGATGCACGCCCACGAGAAGATCCACCAGTGCCCTGAGTGCAGCTTTGCCACCGCCCACAAGAGGGTGCTCATCCGCCACATGCTGCTGCACACCG GCGAGAAACCTCACAAGtgtgagctgtgtgacttcaCGTGCCGAGACGTGAGCTACCTGTCCAAGCACATGCTGACCCACTCCAACACCAAGGATTATATGTGCACCGAGTGTGGCTATGTCACCAAGTGGAAGCACTACCTCAGTGTGCACATGCGGAAACATGCAGGGGACCTCAG ATACCAGTGCAACCAGTGCTCGTACCGCTGCCACCGGGCTGACCAGCTGAGCAGCCACAAGCTGCGCCACCAGGGCAAGTCCCTGATGTGTGAGGTGTGTGCTTTCGCTTGCAAGCGGAAGTATGAGCTGCAGAAGCACATGGCCTCCCAGCACCACCCGGGCGCGCCGGCCCCGCTCTATCCCTGCCGCTACTGCAGCTACCAGAGCCGCCACAAGCAGGCCCTGCTGAGCCACGAGAACTGCAAGCACACCCGCCTCCGGGAGTTCCGCTGTGCCCTCTGCGACTACCGCACCTTCAGCAACACCACCCTCTTCTTCCACAAGCGCAAGGCCCACGGCTACGTGCCCGGGGACCAGGTGTGGCAGCTCCGCTCTGCCAGCCAGGAGCCGGAGGGGGCCAGGCAGTGCCCGACACCCCCGCCAGACTCAGAGCCCTCGAGCCAGCTGTCTGCCCAGCCTGAGGCGCCAGACCGTGACCCCGGGACTGTGGTGGACCCCAACGTGGACCGGGCCCCACCGGAGCCCGGTGAGGAGGACCGCGCCGGGAGACCGGCTGGCAGCGAGGTTCCGCGGGGGGACGACCTGGGTAGCAGCCCCAGTCCGGCCGAGGCAGATGAAGGTGGCTGCACGCTGCACCTCGAGGCCCTGGGGGTAGAGCTGGAGCCCGTGGCTGAGCCGCCCCTTGAGGAGATCACTGAACCCGCCCCTGCGGAGTTCAGGCCCCTGGACCCCTCGGGGCCCCTGAGACTGGAAGGGCCAGGTGCAACTTTGACAGAGCTGTCTACCTTTGAAGGTGCTGGGACGTCTGGTTTGGATGCTGAAGAAGAGCCCGTTCTGGAAAAGCCAGCCCCTGAAAGCCCCAGAAACCCCCCTTCCTCAGAGGAGCCCCCTGACAGCTGGGTGGGAACCTTCAAGGCAGCTCTGCCTGCTGAgaccgctcccctcccccagttccCGGAGTCAGAGTCCTTACTCAAGGCCCTGCGGAGACAGGACAAAGAGCAAGCAGAGGCTCTGGTGCTGGAGGGGCGGGTTCAGATGGTTGTGATACAGGGAGAGGGGCGGGCCTTCCGCTGCCCGCACTGCCCTTTTATCACCCGCCGGGAGAAGGCCCTGAGTGTGCACTCCAGGACTGGGTGCCAGGGCCGCCGAGAGCCCCTGCTGTGCCCTGAGTGTGGGGCTAGCTTCAAGCAACAGCGTGGCCTCAGCACCCACCTGCTGAAGAAGTGCCCTGTTCTGCTCAGAAAGAACAAGGGCTTACCCAGACCAAGTTCACCCGTCCCTCTGCGTCCTCCGCCCCCGGGCACCCAGGACTCAGGGGATGCGGAAGGTGGGAAGCCCCCACCTGCGCCATTAGAAGTAGAGCTGGTGCTCCCAAAAGAtgctccctctgtgcctcccaggGAGCCGGAAGTAGAGGAGCCTCCTGGCACACTGTGTGTCCCTGCAGTCCCTCCTGCAGGAAACCCCTCACCCGCAGAGACGCCTGAGAAGTTCCACTTCGAGCAGGGCAAGTTTCACTGCAACTCCTGCACGTTCCTCTGTTCTCGGCTCTCCTCCATTACCTCTCACGTGGCCGAAGGCTGCCGGGGGGGACGTGGCGGGGGAGGAAAGCGGGGGGCCGCCCAGACCCAGCCCGTTGCATCCCTCCTGAGCGATGGAGGCTCCGCTCCCCTAAACAGCGGCAGCACAGAGCGCAGCCCTGGGAATGGGGACACGACTGCGGTGCCAAAGCAGAAGGGGGCGCGCTTCTCCTGCCCCACGTGTCCCTTCAGCTGCCAGCAGGAGCGGGCTCTGAGGACTCACCAGACCCGGGGCTGCCCCCTCGAGGGGTCCGGCGAGCTGCACTGCGGCCTCTGCACGTTCACCACTGCCGCCGCTGCCGCCCTGAGGCTACACCAGAAGCGGAGGCACCCTAGCACGGCTCCCGCCCGCGGGCCCCGGCCCCCTCTGCAGTGCGGGGACTGTGGCTTCACCTGCAAGCAGGGCCGGTGCCTACAGCAGCACCGGCGGCTCAAGCACGAGGGAGTGAAGCCGCACCAGTGCCCCTTCTGTGACTTTTCCACCACCAGACGGTACCGGTTGGAGGCGCACCAGTCGCGACACACAGGTGTTGGCCGCATCCCCTGCAGCTCCTGTCCCCAGACATTTGGTACCAACTCAAAACTGCGCTTGCACCGGCTAAGGGTACATGACAAAACACCCACCCACTTCTGTCCCCTCTGTGACTACAGTGGCTACCTCCGCCATGATATCACTCGCCACGTCAACAGTTGCCACCGGGGCACTCCTGCCTTTGCCTGCCCCCGGTGTGAGGCCCAGTTCAGTTCCGAGACGGCACTCAAGCAGCATGCCCTGCGCCGACATCCTGAAcctgcgccccccgcccccggctctcCTGCGGAGGCCACCGAGGGCCCCCTGCACTGCTCCCGCTGTGGGTTGCTGTGCCCCAGCCCCGCCAGCCTGCGAGGACACACCCGGAAACAGCATCCGCGGCTGGAGTGCGGGGCCTGCCAGGAGGCCTTCCCCAGCCGGCCGGCACTGGATGAGCACCGGAGACAGCAGCATTTCAGCCACCGctgccagctctgtgacttcgCTGCCCGGGAGCGGGCGGGCCTGGTGAAGCACTACTTGGAACAGCATGAGGCGGCAGCGGCCTCGGAGGGCGGTGCAGGTGCCAGCCAGCCCCCGCTGCGCTGCCCCTTTTGTGACTTTACGTGCCGCCATCAGCTCGTGCTGGACCACCACGTGAAAGGCCACGGGGGCACCCGGCTCTACAAGTGCACCGACTGTGCTTACAGCACCAAGAACCGGCAGAAGATCACCTGGCACAGCCGCATCCACACCGGGGAAAAGCCCTACCGCTGTCACCTCTGTCCCTATGCCTGTGCTGACCCTTCTCGACTCAAG tACCATATGCGGATCCACAAGGAAGAACGCAAGTATCTGTGCCCTGACTGTGGCTACAAGTGCAAGTGGGTCAACCAGCTCAAGTACCACATGACCAAGCACACAG GACTGAAGCCATACCAGTGTCCCGAGTGTGAATACTGTACCAACCGGGCTGATGCGCTGCGTGTGCACCAGGAGACGCGACACCGGGAAGCCCGGGCCTTCATGTGCGAGCAGTGTGGCAAGGCCTTCAAGACCCGCTTCCTACTGCGCACCCACCTCCGCAAGCACAGCGAGGCCAAACCCTATGTGTGCAACGTGTGCCACCGTGCTTTCCGCTGGGCTGCCGGCCTGCGCCATCACGCCCTCACCCACACCGACCGCCACCCCTTCTTCTGCCGCCTCTGCAGCTACAAGGCCAAGCAGAAGTTCCAGGTGGTTAAGCATGTGCGCAGGCACCACCCCGACCAGGCCGACCCAAACCAAGGAGTGGGCAAagaccccaccacccccacagtGCACCTGCATGACGTGCAGTTGGAGGACCCCAGcccccctgctcctgctgctccTCCAACTGGACCAGAGGGCTGA
- the ZNF142 gene encoding zinc finger protein 142 isoform X4 has translation MTDPVLDPQPTDSTGEMDGLCPELLLIPPSLSNRGILEPVQSPCPAGNPTPLPADPGCLLVESTATEEDTGNMEIIVEAVAGNLSPGAPGEPPGVLVKVVEVYFCERCEQSFAEPTLLALHQCTETLIQPMQGLSSLPCSVELTPGNLILSGPLQGQGPPDSPLPCPVCRQEFAQPQALKSHFKIHRATPDIFSCPESGCVFSAEDRKGLQHHLRQAHATVPVPCSFRGCPLLFGSQQGMELHRQAHYPFHCNHCSFVGSNVKLFRQHQRSHGAGTQGELSALQGLPSQELLPDIIECYVSPAPKLPSREGEPSEQADTPLPRRESADEEDVEEEEGNGTLKDSQKAPEKAQGAQQLEGDVASGTESLFKTHMCPECKRCFKKRTHLVEHLHLHFPDPSLQCPNCQKFFTSKSKLKTHLLRELGQKAHRCPLCHYSAVERNALNRHMASMHEDISNFYSDTYTCPVCREEFRLSQALKEHLKSHTAAAAAEPLPLRCFQEGCGYTAPDRKAFIKHLKETHGVRAVECRHHSCPMLFATAEAMEAHHKSHYAFHCPHCDFACSNKHLFRKHKKQGHPGSEELRCTFCPFATFNPVAYQDHVGKMHAHEKIHQCPECSFATAHKRVLIRHMLLHTGEKPHKCELCDFTCRDVSYLSKHMLTHSNTKDYMCTECGYVTKWKHYLSVHMRKHAGDLRYQCNQCSYRCHRADQLSSHKLRHQGKSLMCEVCAFACKRKYELQKHMASQHHPGAPAPLYPCRYCSYQSRHKQALLSHENCKHTRLREFRCALCDYRTFSNTTLFFHKRKAHGYVPGDQVWQLRSASQEPEGARQCPTPPPDSEPSSQLSAQPEAPDRDPGTVVDPNVDRAPPEPGEEDRAGRPAGSEVPRGDDLGSSPSPAEADEGGCTLHLEALGVELEPVAEPPLEEITEPAPAEFRPLDPSGPLRLEGPGATLTELSTFEGAGTSGLDAEEEPVLEKPAPESPRNPPSSEEPPDSWVGTFKAALPAETAPLPQFPESESLLKALRRQDKEQAEALVLEGRVQMVVIQGEGRAFRCPHCPFITRREKALSVHSRTGCQGRREPLLCPECGASFKQQRGLSTHLLKKCPVLLRKNKGLPRPSSPVPLRPPPPGTQDSGDAEGGKPPPAPLEVELVLPKDAPSVPPREPEVEEPPGTLCVPAVPPAGNPSPAETPEKFHFEQGKFHCNSCTFLCSRLSSITSHVAEGCRGGRGGGGKRGAAQTQPVASLLSDGGSAPLNSGSTERSPGNGDTTAVPKQKGARFSCPTCPFSCQQERALRTHQTRGCPLEGSGELHCGLCTFTTAAAAALRLHQKRRHPSTAPARGPRPPLQCGDCGFTCKQGRCLQQHRRLKHEGVKPHQCPFCDFSTTRRYRLEAHQSRHTGVGRIPCSSCPQTFGTNSKLRLHRLRVHDKTPTHFCPLCDYSGYLRHDITRHVNSCHRGTPAFACPRCEAQFSSETALKQHALRRHPEPAPPAPGSPAEATEGPLHCSRCGLLCPSPASLRGHTRKQHPRLECGACQEAFPSRPALDEHRRQQHFSHRCQLCDFAARERAGLVKHYLEQHEAAAASEGGAGASQPPLRCPFCDFTCRHQLVLDHHVKGHGGTRLYKCTDCAYSTKNRQKITWHSRIHTGEKPYRCHLCPYACADPSRLKYHMRIHKEERKYLCPDCGYKCKWVNQLKYHMTKHTGLKPYQCPECEYCTNRADALRVHQETRHREARAFMCEQCGKAFKTRFLLRTHLRKHSEAKPYVCNVCHRAFRWAAGLRHHALTHTDRHPFFCRLCSYKAKQKFQVVKHVRRHHPDQADPNQGVGKDPTTPTVHLHDVQLEDPSPPAPAAPPTGPEG, from the exons GCCTGCTGGTAGAGTCCACAGCAACTGAAGAGGACACAGGGAACATGGAGATCATTGTGGAAGCAGTAGCTGGAAACCTGtccccaggtgctcctggagagCCCCCAG GTGTCCTGGTAAAGGTGGTGGAGGTGTACTTCTGTGAGCGCTGTGAGCAGAGCTTCGCAGAGCCCACTCTGCTGGCCCTGCACCAGTGTACTGAGACCCTTATACAGCCTATGCAGGGCCTCTCTAGCCTTCCATGCTCTGTAGAGCTGACCCCCGGCAACCTcattctctctggccctctgcaGGGCCAGGGCCCACCAGATAGCCCCCTGCCATGCCCTGTGTGTAGACAGGAGTTTGCCCAACCCCAGGCCCTGAAGAGCCACTTCAAGATTCACCGGGCCACTCCCGACATCTTCTCCTGTCCAGAGTCTGGCTGTGTGTTCTCCGCTGAAGATCGCAAGGGTCTGCAGCACCACCTGAGGCAGGCCCACGCCACGGTTCCCGTGCCCTGTTCTTTCCGGGGCTGCCCCCTGCTCTTTGGGAGCCAGCAGGGCATGGAGCTGCACCGGCAGGCCCACTACCCTTTCCACTGCAACCATTGCAGCTTCGTGGGCTCCAACGTCAAACTCTTCCGGCAGCATCAGCGGAGCCATGGGGCCGGGACACAGGGAGAACTGTCTGCCCTTCAGGGTCTTCCATCCCAGGAGCTGCTGCCAG ACATCATCGAATGTTATGTGTCTCCAGCTCCGAAACTGCCCAGTAGAGAGGGAGAGCCTTCAGAACAAGCAGATACGCCCTTGCCCAGGCGAGAGTCAGCTGACGAGGAGGACgtagaggaagaagaggggaatgGCACCTTAAAGGACTCCCAGAAAGCCCCAGAGAAAGCCCAGGGGGCTCAGCAGTTAGAAG GGGATGTGGCTTCTGGCACCGAGTCCCTCTTCAAGACCCACATGTGTCCAGAATGCAAGCGCTGCTTTAAGAAGCGGACCCATCTGGTGGAGCACCTGCATCTCCACTTCCCGGACCCCAGCCTCCAGTGCCCCAACTGCCAGAAGTTCTTCACCAGCAAGAGCAAGCTCAAGACCCATCTGCTGCGGGAGCTGGGCCAGAAAGCCCACCGCTGCCCGCTGTGCCACTACAGTGCGGTGGAGAGGAACGCGCTCAACCGCCACATGGCCAGCATGCACGAGGACATCTCCAACTTCTACTCAGACACCTACACCTGTCCCGTGTGCCGCGAGGAGTTCCGCCTCAGCCAGGCCCTCAAAGAGCACCTCAAGAGCCAcacggcggcagcggcggcagagccgctgcccctccgctgctttcAGGAAGGCTGTGGCTACACGGCCCCTGACCGCAAGGCCTTCATAAAGCACCTGAAGGAGACCCATGGTGTGCGGGCCGTGGAGTGCCGCCATCACTCTTGTCCCATGCTCTTCGCCACGGCCGAAGCCATGGAGGCCCATCACAAAAGCCACTATGCCTTCCACTGCCCACACTGCGACTTTGCCTGCTCCAATAAGCACCTGTTCCGCAAACACAAGAAGCAGGGCCACCCCGGCAGTGAAGAGCTGCGCTGCACCTTCTGCCCCTTTGCCACCTTCAACCCGGTGGCCTACCAGGACCACGTGGGCAAGATGCACGCCCACGAGAAGATCCACCAGTGCCCTGAGTGCAGCTTTGCCACCGCCCACAAGAGGGTGCTCATCCGCCACATGCTGCTGCACACCG GCGAGAAACCTCACAAGtgtgagctgtgtgacttcaCGTGCCGAGACGTGAGCTACCTGTCCAAGCACATGCTGACCCACTCCAACACCAAGGATTATATGTGCACCGAGTGTGGCTATGTCACCAAGTGGAAGCACTACCTCAGTGTGCACATGCGGAAACATGCAGGGGACCTCAG ATACCAGTGCAACCAGTGCTCGTACCGCTGCCACCGGGCTGACCAGCTGAGCAGCCACAAGCTGCGCCACCAGGGCAAGTCCCTGATGTGTGAGGTGTGTGCTTTCGCTTGCAAGCGGAAGTATGAGCTGCAGAAGCACATGGCCTCCCAGCACCACCCGGGCGCGCCGGCCCCGCTCTATCCCTGCCGCTACTGCAGCTACCAGAGCCGCCACAAGCAGGCCCTGCTGAGCCACGAGAACTGCAAGCACACCCGCCTCCGGGAGTTCCGCTGTGCCCTCTGCGACTACCGCACCTTCAGCAACACCACCCTCTTCTTCCACAAGCGCAAGGCCCACGGCTACGTGCCCGGGGACCAGGTGTGGCAGCTCCGCTCTGCCAGCCAGGAGCCGGAGGGGGCCAGGCAGTGCCCGACACCCCCGCCAGACTCAGAGCCCTCGAGCCAGCTGTCTGCCCAGCCTGAGGCGCCAGACCGTGACCCCGGGACTGTGGTGGACCCCAACGTGGACCGGGCCCCACCGGAGCCCGGTGAGGAGGACCGCGCCGGGAGACCGGCTGGCAGCGAGGTTCCGCGGGGGGACGACCTGGGTAGCAGCCCCAGTCCGGCCGAGGCAGATGAAGGTGGCTGCACGCTGCACCTCGAGGCCCTGGGGGTAGAGCTGGAGCCCGTGGCTGAGCCGCCCCTTGAGGAGATCACTGAACCCGCCCCTGCGGAGTTCAGGCCCCTGGACCCCTCGGGGCCCCTGAGACTGGAAGGGCCAGGTGCAACTTTGACAGAGCTGTCTACCTTTGAAGGTGCTGGGACGTCTGGTTTGGATGCTGAAGAAGAGCCCGTTCTGGAAAAGCCAGCCCCTGAAAGCCCCAGAAACCCCCCTTCCTCAGAGGAGCCCCCTGACAGCTGGGTGGGAACCTTCAAGGCAGCTCTGCCTGCTGAgaccgctcccctcccccagttccCGGAGTCAGAGTCCTTACTCAAGGCCCTGCGGAGACAGGACAAAGAGCAAGCAGAGGCTCTGGTGCTGGAGGGGCGGGTTCAGATGGTTGTGATACAGGGAGAGGGGCGGGCCTTCCGCTGCCCGCACTGCCCTTTTATCACCCGCCGGGAGAAGGCCCTGAGTGTGCACTCCAGGACTGGGTGCCAGGGCCGCCGAGAGCCCCTGCTGTGCCCTGAGTGTGGGGCTAGCTTCAAGCAACAGCGTGGCCTCAGCACCCACCTGCTGAAGAAGTGCCCTGTTCTGCTCAGAAAGAACAAGGGCTTACCCAGACCAAGTTCACCCGTCCCTCTGCGTCCTCCGCCCCCGGGCACCCAGGACTCAGGGGATGCGGAAGGTGGGAAGCCCCCACCTGCGCCATTAGAAGTAGAGCTGGTGCTCCCAAAAGAtgctccctctgtgcctcccaggGAGCCGGAAGTAGAGGAGCCTCCTGGCACACTGTGTGTCCCTGCAGTCCCTCCTGCAGGAAACCCCTCACCCGCAGAGACGCCTGAGAAGTTCCACTTCGAGCAGGGCAAGTTTCACTGCAACTCCTGCACGTTCCTCTGTTCTCGGCTCTCCTCCATTACCTCTCACGTGGCCGAAGGCTGCCGGGGGGGACGTGGCGGGGGAGGAAAGCGGGGGGCCGCCCAGACCCAGCCCGTTGCATCCCTCCTGAGCGATGGAGGCTCCGCTCCCCTAAACAGCGGCAGCACAGAGCGCAGCCCTGGGAATGGGGACACGACTGCGGTGCCAAAGCAGAAGGGGGCGCGCTTCTCCTGCCCCACGTGTCCCTTCAGCTGCCAGCAGGAGCGGGCTCTGAGGACTCACCAGACCCGGGGCTGCCCCCTCGAGGGGTCCGGCGAGCTGCACTGCGGCCTCTGCACGTTCACCACTGCCGCCGCTGCCGCCCTGAGGCTACACCAGAAGCGGAGGCACCCTAGCACGGCTCCCGCCCGCGGGCCCCGGCCCCCTCTGCAGTGCGGGGACTGTGGCTTCACCTGCAAGCAGGGCCGGTGCCTACAGCAGCACCGGCGGCTCAAGCACGAGGGAGTGAAGCCGCACCAGTGCCCCTTCTGTGACTTTTCCACCACCAGACGGTACCGGTTGGAGGCGCACCAGTCGCGACACACAGGTGTTGGCCGCATCCCCTGCAGCTCCTGTCCCCAGACATTTGGTACCAACTCAAAACTGCGCTTGCACCGGCTAAGGGTACATGACAAAACACCCACCCACTTCTGTCCCCTCTGTGACTACAGTGGCTACCTCCGCCATGATATCACTCGCCACGTCAACAGTTGCCACCGGGGCACTCCTGCCTTTGCCTGCCCCCGGTGTGAGGCCCAGTTCAGTTCCGAGACGGCACTCAAGCAGCATGCCCTGCGCCGACATCCTGAAcctgcgccccccgcccccggctctcCTGCGGAGGCCACCGAGGGCCCCCTGCACTGCTCCCGCTGTGGGTTGCTGTGCCCCAGCCCCGCCAGCCTGCGAGGACACACCCGGAAACAGCATCCGCGGCTGGAGTGCGGGGCCTGCCAGGAGGCCTTCCCCAGCCGGCCGGCACTGGATGAGCACCGGAGACAGCAGCATTTCAGCCACCGctgccagctctgtgacttcgCTGCCCGGGAGCGGGCGGGCCTGGTGAAGCACTACTTGGAACAGCATGAGGCGGCAGCGGCCTCGGAGGGCGGTGCAGGTGCCAGCCAGCCCCCGCTGCGCTGCCCCTTTTGTGACTTTACGTGCCGCCATCAGCTCGTGCTGGACCACCACGTGAAAGGCCACGGGGGCACCCGGCTCTACAAGTGCACCGACTGTGCTTACAGCACCAAGAACCGGCAGAAGATCACCTGGCACAGCCGCATCCACACCGGGGAAAAGCCCTACCGCTGTCACCTCTGTCCCTATGCCTGTGCTGACCCTTCTCGACTCAAG tACCATATGCGGATCCACAAGGAAGAACGCAAGTATCTGTGCCCTGACTGTGGCTACAAGTGCAAGTGGGTCAACCAGCTCAAGTACCACATGACCAAGCACACAG GACTGAAGCCATACCAGTGTCCCGAGTGTGAATACTGTACCAACCGGGCTGATGCGCTGCGTGTGCACCAGGAGACGCGACACCGGGAAGCCCGGGCCTTCATGTGCGAGCAGTGTGGCAAGGCCTTCAAGACCCGCTTCCTACTGCGCACCCACCTCCGCAAGCACAGCGAGGCCAAACCCTATGTGTGCAACGTGTGCCACCGTGCTTTCCGCTGGGCTGCCGGCCTGCGCCATCACGCCCTCACCCACACCGACCGCCACCCCTTCTTCTGCCGCCTCTGCAGCTACAAGGCCAAGCAGAAGTTCCAGGTGGTTAAGCATGTGCGCAGGCACCACCCCGACCAGGCCGACCCAAACCAAGGAGTGGGCAAagaccccaccacccccacagtGCACCTGCATGACGTGCAGTTGGAGGACCCCAGcccccctgctcctgctgctccTCCAACTGGACCAGAGGGCTGA